The proteins below come from a single Seriola aureovittata isolate HTS-2021-v1 ecotype China chromosome 23, ASM2101889v1, whole genome shotgun sequence genomic window:
- the LOC130164274 gene encoding uncharacterized protein LOC130164274 isoform X6, protein MSKSEVLRGFVTERLAAASQEILAAVDGLVAGYEEEASGLRQEIDRQRRQLEVLLQPRVILNKAGVKRSRRLRHDEEDNEDEYDKNLDMNNRTPSRSFSARGQFLQRKHSGPQISETQNHMDLRIRFQENPQTEVPSKKGGKRSRILCNDEEDNADEYMNNRTPSRGQFEQGKHSGPQISEVQNHMDLRMLILEDQQPEVLSKNDVQHLLMIEEEVPPELSPSLDQEEPKSPNIKEEQEELWTSQEGEQLPGLEETDDTKVPLTPVHVKSEDDEEKLQSSQPHPSRTEESREAEPPSSSSAQQMETEADGDDCGGSEPDRNLDPHGHLQPDTDEQVTQSSETEDSENDWKETRTPESGLKSKEVHNDGH, encoded by the exons ATGTCTAAGTCCGAGGTTCTGAGAGGTTTTGTTACCGAGAGACTCGCCGCCGCCTCCCAGGAAATCTTAGCGGCCGTGGACGGACTCGTAGCCGGGTACGAGGAGGAGGCGTCGGGCCTCAGACAGGAGATCGACCGGCAGAGGAGACAGCTGGAGGTTCTCCTGCAGCCTCGGGTCATACTCAACAAAGCCG GTGTGAAGCGCAGCAGGAGACTCCGCCATGATGAAGAGGATAACGAAGATGAGTATGACAAGAATCTGGATATGAATAACAGAACTCCATCAAG GTCTTTTTCCGCCAGAGGTCAGTTTTTGCAGAGGAAGCACAGCGGACCTCAGATCAGTGAAACTCAGAACCACATGGACCTCAGGATACGATTCCAGGAGAACCCACAGACTGAAGTACCTTcaaaaaaag GTGGGAAGCGCAGCAGGATCCTCTGCAATGATGAAGAGGATAATGCAGATGAGTATATGAATAACAGAACTCCATCAAG AGGTCAGTTTGAGCAGGGGAAGCACAGCGGACCTCAGATCAGTGAAGTTCAGAACCACATGGACCTCAGGATGCTCATCCTGGAGGACCAACAGCCTGAAGTACTTTCAAAAAACg ATGTTCAGCATCTGTTGATGATCGAAGAAGAGGTTCCCCCTGAGTTGAGCCCTAGTCTGGATCAGGAGGAACCAAAGAGCCCAAACAttaaagaggaacaggaagaaCTCTggaccagtcaggagggagaacAGCTTCCAGGGCTGGAGGAGACTGATGATACCAAGGTCCCACTCACTCCTGTCCATGTGAAGAGTGAGGATGACGAGGAGAAACTTCAGTCTTCACAGCCTCATCCAAGCCGAActgaagagagcagagaggcagagcctccgtccagcagctcagctcagcagatGGAAACAGAGGCTGATGGAGACGACTGTGGAGGATCTGAACCAGACAGGAACTTAGATCCACATGGTCATCTTCAACCAGACACAGATGAACAGGTCACACAGTCCTCCGAGACTGAAGACAGTGAAAATGATTGGAAGGAAACCAGAACACCTGAGTCAGGTTTGAAAAGTAAAGAAGTCCAT AACGACGGACACTGA
- the LOC130164274 gene encoding zinc finger protein 550-like isoform X2, with amino-acid sequence MSKSEVLRGFVTERLAAASQEILAAVDGLVAGYEEEASGLRQEIDRQRRQLEVLLQPRVILNKAGVKRSRRLRHDEEDNEDEYDKNLDMNNRTPSRSFSARGQFLQRKHSGPQISETQNHMDLRIRFQENPQTEVPSKKGGKRSRILCNDEEDNADEYMNNRTPSRGQFEQGKHSGPQISEVQNHMDLRMLILEDQQPEVLSKNDVQHLLMIEEEVPPELSPSLDQEEPKSPNIKEEQEELWTSQEGEQLPGLEETDDTKVPLTPVHVKSEDDEEKLQSSQPHPSRTEESREAEPPSSSSAQQMETEADGDDCGGSEPDRNLDPHGHLQPDTDEQVTQSSETEDSENDWKETRTPESGLKSKEVHVSDTGCNSDVKPFSCPECGKKIRRMRVLQKHIKIHTAEKPFGCDVCGEHFKRKIHRKRHMKVHIGERPFGCDICGRRFKSRGYLFCHMKVHTGEKPFSCDVCGKEFRAKWCLIGHMRVHSVEKPFSCDVCGRGFKSKGNLMGHMRVHSGERPFSCDVCRRTFKQNMTHKRHMKIHTGEKPFACDVCGEKFKRTIHRKRHMKIHTGENPFVCDVCGEKFKRKSHHKRHMVIHTREKVFSCSFCSRLFTYWSNFKKHEETCKLKRVTEGSSN; translated from the exons ATGTCTAAGTCCGAGGTTCTGAGAGGTTTTGTTACCGAGAGACTCGCCGCCGCCTCCCAGGAAATCTTAGCGGCCGTGGACGGACTCGTAGCCGGGTACGAGGAGGAGGCGTCGGGCCTCAGACAGGAGATCGACCGGCAGAGGAGACAGCTGGAGGTTCTCCTGCAGCCTCGGGTCATACTCAACAAAGCCG GTGTGAAGCGCAGCAGGAGACTCCGCCATGATGAAGAGGATAACGAAGATGAGTATGACAAGAATCTGGATATGAATAACAGAACTCCATCAAG GTCTTTTTCCGCCAGAGGTCAGTTTTTGCAGAGGAAGCACAGCGGACCTCAGATCAGTGAAACTCAGAACCACATGGACCTCAGGATACGATTCCAGGAGAACCCACAGACTGAAGTACCTTcaaaaaaag GTGGGAAGCGCAGCAGGATCCTCTGCAATGATGAAGAGGATAATGCAGATGAGTATATGAATAACAGAACTCCATCAAG AGGTCAGTTTGAGCAGGGGAAGCACAGCGGACCTCAGATCAGTGAAGTTCAGAACCACATGGACCTCAGGATGCTCATCCTGGAGGACCAACAGCCTGAAGTACTTTCAAAAAACg ATGTTCAGCATCTGTTGATGATCGAAGAAGAGGTTCCCCCTGAGTTGAGCCCTAGTCTGGATCAGGAGGAACCAAAGAGCCCAAACAttaaagaggaacaggaagaaCTCTggaccagtcaggagggagaacAGCTTCCAGGGCTGGAGGAGACTGATGATACCAAGGTCCCACTCACTCCTGTCCATGTGAAGAGTGAGGATGACGAGGAGAAACTTCAGTCTTCACAGCCTCATCCAAGCCGAActgaagagagcagagaggcagagcctccgtccagcagctcagctcagcagatGGAAACAGAGGCTGATGGAGACGACTGTGGAGGATCTGAACCAGACAGGAACTTAGATCCACATGGTCATCTTCAACCAGACACAGATGAACAGGTCACACAGTCCTCCGAGACTGAAGACAGTGAAAATGATTGGAAGGAAACCAGAACACCTGAGTCAGGTTTGAAAAGTAAAGAAGTCCATGTAAGTGATACAGGATGTAACTCTGATGTGAAGCCTTTCAGCTGCCCTGAGTGTGGGAAAAAAATTAGAAGAATGCGggttctgcagaaacacataaaaatacatacagcagagaaaccatttggttgTGATGTGTGTGGGGAACATTTTAAGCGAAAGATTCATCGTAAGAGGCACATGAAAGTCCATATAGGGGAGAGACCATTTGGTTGTGATATTTGTGGGAGGAGATTCAAGTCGAGGGGATACCTTTTTTGCCACATGAAAGTCCATACTGGAGAGAAACCATTTagttgtgatgtttgtgggaAAGAATTTAGGGCAAAGTGGTGCCTTATTGGCCACATGAGAGTCCATTCAGTAGAGAAACCGTTTAGTTGTGATGTTTGTGGAAGAGGATTTAAGTCGAAGGGGAACCTTATGGGCCACATGAGAGTCCATTCAGGAGAGAGACCATTTAGTTGTGATGTGTGTAGGAGAACATTTAAGCAAAATATGACTCATAAGAGGCACATGAAAATccacacaggagaaaaacccTTTGCTTGTGATGTGTGTGGAGAAAAATTCAAGCGAACGATTCATCGTAAGAGGCACATGAAAATCCACACAGGAGAAAATCCAtttgtttgtgatgtgtgtggagAAAAATTCAAGCGAAAGAGTCATCATAAGAGGCACATGGTGATCCATACACGAGAGAAAGTGTTTAGTTGCAGTTTTTGCAGCAGACTATTCACGTATTGGTCAAACTTCAAGAAGCATGAGGAGACATGTAAACTCAAGCGTGTTACTGAAGGCAGCAGCAACTGA
- the LOC130164274 gene encoding zinc finger protein 260-like isoform X1, producing the protein MSKSEVLRGFVTERLAAASQEILAAVDGLVAGYEEEASGLRQEIDRQRRQLEVLLQPRVILNKAGVKRSRRLRHDEEDNEDEYDKNLDMNNRTPSRSFSARGQFLQRKHSGPQISETQNHMDLRIRFQENPQTEVPSKKGGKRSRILCNDEEDNADEYMNNRTPSRGQFEQGKHSGPQISEVQNHMDLRMLILEDQQPEVLSKNDVQHLLMIKEEVPLELSSRLDQEDPVSPHIKEEQEELWTSQEGEQLPGLEETDDTNVPLTPVHVKREDDEEKPQSSQPHPSRTEESRESEPPSSSSVEQMETEADGDDCGGSEPDRNLDPHGHLQPDTDEEATESSETDDSDVDWKETRAPESCLKINKVHVSDTGFKSSEKPFSCSECGKRFTTKWVMRTHMRVHTGEKPFGCNDCGKRFHRHDYLKMHIRFHTGERPCGCDVCGKTFKRQSELNVHKKVHTEEKPFDCDVCGKKFKQQSAVKLHMKIHTEEKPFVCDVCGKKFKVKGNLATHRRNHIEEKPFGCDVCGKTFNRQSYLKVHMKVHLGGKRFGCDVCGKKFNRRDYVKVHMRVHTGEKPYACDVCGKTFKRQTDLKVHIRVHTGEKPFSCCLCGKQFISYTNRQNHFKRCKRKHVTEGSSSN; encoded by the exons ATGTCTAAGTCCGAGGTTCTGAGAGGTTTTGTTACCGAGAGACTCGCCGCCGCCTCCCAGGAAATCTTAGCGGCCGTGGACGGACTCGTAGCCGGGTACGAGGAGGAGGCGTCGGGCCTCAGACAGGAGATCGACCGGCAGAGGAGACAGCTGGAGGTTCTCCTGCAGCCTCGGGTCATACTCAACAAAGCCG GTGTGAAGCGCAGCAGGAGACTCCGCCATGATGAAGAGGATAACGAAGATGAGTATGACAAGAATCTGGATATGAATAACAGAACTCCATCAAG GTCTTTTTCCGCCAGAGGTCAGTTTTTGCAGAGGAAGCACAGCGGACCTCAGATCAGTGAAACTCAGAACCACATGGACCTCAGGATACGATTCCAGGAGAACCCACAGACTGAAGTACCTTcaaaaaaag GTGGGAAGCGCAGCAGGATCCTCTGCAATGATGAAGAGGATAATGCAGATGAGTATATGAATAACAGAACTCCATCAAG AGGTCAGTTTGAGCAGGGGAAGCACAGCGGACCTCAGATCAGTGAAGTTCAGAACCACATGGACCTCAGGATGCTCATCCTGGAGGACCAACAGCCTGAAGTACTTTCAAAAAACg ATGTTCAGCATCTGTTGATGATTAAAGAAGAGGTTCCCCTTGAGTTGAGCTCCCGTCTGGATCAGGAGGACCCAGTGAGCCCACACattaaagaggaacaggaggaactctggaccagtcaggagggagaacAGCTTCCAGGGCTGGAGGAGACTGATGATACCAACGTCCCACTCACTCCTGTCCATgtgaagagagaggatgacGAGGAGAAACCTCAGTCTTCACAGCCTCATCCAAGCCGAActgaagagagcagagagtcaGAGCCTCCGTCCAGTAGCTCAGTTGaacagatggaaacagaggCTGATGGAGACGACTGTGGAGGATCTGAACCAGACAGGAACTTAGATCCACATGGTCATCTTCAACCAGACACAGATGAAGAGGCCACAGAGTCCTCCGAGACTGATGACAGTGACGTTGATTGGAAGGAAACCAGAGCACCTGAGTCATGTTTGAAAATTAATAAGGTCCATGTTAGTGATACAGGATTTAAAAGTAGTGAAAAGCCTTTCAGCTGCTCTGAGTGTGGGAAAAGATTTACCACGAAGTGGGTTATGCGGACACACATGAGAgtccatacaggagagaaaccgtTTGGTTGTAATGATTGTGGAAAAAGATTTCACAGACATGACTATCTTAAGATGCACATCAGATTCCATACAGGAGAGAGACCATGtggttgtgatgtttgtgggaAAACATTTAAGCGGCAGTCTGAACTTAATGTCCACAAGAAAGTCCATACAGAAGAGAAACCGTTtgattgtgatgtttgtgggaAAAAATTTAAGCAGCAGTCGGCAGTTAAACTCCACATGAAAATCCATACAGAAGAGAAACCgtttgtttgtgatgtttgtgggaAAAAATTTAAGGTAAAAGGGAACCTTGCAACGCACAGGAGAAACCATATAGAGGAGAAACCGTTtggttgtgatgtttgtgggaAAACATTTAACCGGCAGAGTTATCTTAAGGTGCACATGAAAGTCCATTTAGGAGGGAAACGGTTTGGTTGTGACGTTTGTGGGAAAAAATTCAACCGGCGGGATTATGTTAAGGTCCACATGAGAgtccatacaggagagaaaccctATGCTTGTGATGTTTGTGGAAAAACATTTAAGCGACAGACAGACCTTAAGGTGCACATAAGAgtccatacaggagagaaaccgtTTAGTTGCTGTTTGTGTGGCAAGCAATTCATAAGTTATACAAACAGGCAAAATCACTTTAAGAGATGTAAACGCAAACATGTTACTGAGGGCAGCAGTAGTAACTGA
- the LOC130164274 gene encoding zinc finger protein 260-like isoform X4 encodes MSKSEVLRGFVTERLAAASQEILAAVDGLVAGYEEEASGLRQEIDRQRRLLEVVLQPRVILNKAGGKRSRILCNDEEDNADEYMNNRTPSRGQFEQGKHSGPQISEVQNHMDLRMLILEDQQPEVLSKNDVQHLLMIKEEVPLELSSRLDQEDPVSPHIKEEQEELWTSQEGEQLPGLEETDDTNVPLTPVHVKREDDEEKPQSSQPHPSRTEESRESEPPSSSSVEQMETEADGDDCGGSEPDRNLDPHGHLQPDTDEEATESSETDDSDVDWKETRAPESCLKINKVHVSDTGFKSSEKPFSCSECGKRFTTKWVMRTHMRVHTGEKPFGCNDCGKRFHRHDYLKMHIRFHTGERPCGCDVCGKTFKRQSELNVHKKVHTEEKPFDCDVCGKKFKQQSAVKLHMKIHTEEKPFVCDVCGKKFKVKGNLATHRRNHIEEKPFGCDVCGKTFNRQSYLKVHMKVHLGGKRFGCDVCGKKFNRRDYVKVHMRVHTGEKPYACDVCGKTFKRQTDLKVHIRVHTGEKPFSCCLCGKQFISYTNRQNHFKRCKRKHVTEGSSSN; translated from the exons ATGTCTAAGTCCGAGGTTCTGAGAGGTTTTGTTACCGAGAGACTCGCCGCCGCCTCCCAGGAAATCTTAGCGGCCGTGGACGGACTCGTAGCCGGGTACGAGGAGGAGGCGTCGGGCCTCAGACAGGAGATCGACCGGCAGAGGAGACTACTGGAGGTTGTCCTGCAGCCTCGGGTCATACTCAACAAAGCCG GTGGGAAGCGCAGCAGGATCCTCTGCAATGATGAAGAGGATAATGCAGATGAGTATATGAATAACAGAACTCCATCAAG AGGTCAGTTTGAGCAGGGGAAGCACAGCGGACCTCAGATCAGTGAAGTTCAGAACCACATGGACCTCAGGATGCTCATCCTGGAGGACCAACAGCCTGAAGTACTTTCAAAAAACg ATGTTCAGCATCTGTTGATGATTAAAGAAGAGGTTCCCCTTGAGTTGAGCTCCCGTCTGGATCAGGAGGACCCAGTGAGCCCACACattaaagaggaacaggaggaactctggaccagtcaggagggagaacAGCTTCCAGGGCTGGAGGAGACTGATGATACCAACGTCCCACTCACTCCTGTCCATgtgaagagagaggatgacGAGGAGAAACCTCAGTCTTCACAGCCTCATCCAAGCCGAActgaagagagcagagagtcaGAGCCTCCGTCCAGTAGCTCAGTTGaacagatggaaacagaggCTGATGGAGACGACTGTGGAGGATCTGAACCAGACAGGAACTTAGATCCACATGGTCATCTTCAACCAGACACAGATGAAGAGGCCACAGAGTCCTCCGAGACTGATGACAGTGACGTTGATTGGAAGGAAACCAGAGCACCTGAGTCATGTTTGAAAATTAATAAGGTCCATGTTAGTGATACAGGATTTAAAAGTAGTGAAAAGCCTTTCAGCTGCTCTGAGTGTGGGAAAAGATTTACCACGAAGTGGGTTATGCGGACACACATGAGAgtccatacaggagagaaaccgtTTGGTTGTAATGATTGTGGAAAAAGATTTCACAGACATGACTATCTTAAGATGCACATCAGATTCCATACAGGAGAGAGACCATGtggttgtgatgtttgtgggaAAACATTTAAGCGGCAGTCTGAACTTAATGTCCACAAGAAAGTCCATACAGAAGAGAAACCGTTtgattgtgatgtttgtgggaAAAAATTTAAGCAGCAGTCGGCAGTTAAACTCCACATGAAAATCCATACAGAAGAGAAACCgtttgtttgtgatgtttgtgggaAAAAATTTAAGGTAAAAGGGAACCTTGCAACGCACAGGAGAAACCATATAGAGGAGAAACCGTTtggttgtgatgtttgtgggaAAACATTTAACCGGCAGAGTTATCTTAAGGTGCACATGAAAGTCCATTTAGGAGGGAAACGGTTTGGTTGTGACGTTTGTGGGAAAAAATTCAACCGGCGGGATTATGTTAAGGTCCACATGAGAgtccatacaggagagaaaccctATGCTTGTGATGTTTGTGGAAAAACATTTAAGCGACAGACAGACCTTAAGGTGCACATAAGAgtccatacaggagagaaaccgtTTAGTTGCTGTTTGTGTGGCAAGCAATTCATAAGTTATACAAACAGGCAAAATCACTTTAAGAGATGTAAACGCAAACATGTTACTGAGGGCAGCAGTAGTAACTGA
- the LOC130164274 gene encoding zinc finger protein ZFP2-like isoform X3: MSKSEVLRGFVTERLAAASQEILAAVDGLVAGYEEEASGLRQEIDRQRRQLEVLLQPRVILNKAGVKRSRRLRHDEEDNEDEYDKNLDMNNRTPSRSFSARGQFLQRKHSGPQISETQNHMDLRIRFQENPQTEVPSKKDVQHLFVIKEEIPLELSPSLDQKEPKSPHIKEEQEELWTSQEGEQLPGLEEADDAMVSLTPVHVKSEDEEEKPQSSHSHRGQTEESREAEPPSSSSEEQMETEAAGEDFGGSKPDRNLDPHGHIQPDTDVQVLESSETDNSEDDWKETRTRFQGQKNLTWQMEVHTGEKPFGCSVCGKRFNRRGNLSMHTRIHTGEKPFGCNDCGKRFKQLVHLSRHMKAHTGEKPFGCDVCGKRFKVKGDLTKHMKVHTREKSFGCDVCGKRFKVKGDLTKHMKVHTGEKPFGCSVCGKRFTRRAYISLHTRVHTGESPFGCNDCGKRFKQLVHLSRHMKAHTGEKPFGCDVCGKRFKVKGDLTKHMKVHTGEKPFGCSDCGKRFTQKGNLTMHTRVHTKEKPFGCDVCGKIFNRQGELTVHTRIHTKEKPFSCSFCGHLFRDFSNRIKHMRTCKHKHAIERSSSK, from the exons ATGTCTAAGTCCGAGGTTCTGAGAGGTTTTGTTACCGAGAGACTCGCCGCCGCCTCCCAGGAAATCTTAGCGGCCGTGGACGGACTCGTAGCCGGGTACGAGGAGGAGGCGTCGGGCCTCAGACAGGAGATCGACCGGCAGAGGAGACAGCTGGAGGTTCTCCTGCAGCCTCGGGTCATACTCAACAAAGCCG GTGTGAAGCGCAGCAGGAGACTCCGCCATGATGAAGAGGATAACGAAGATGAGTATGACAAGAATCTGGATATGAATAACAGAACTCCATCAAG GTCTTTTTCCGCCAGAGGTCAGTTTTTGCAGAGGAAGCACAGCGGACCTCAGATCAGTGAAACTCAGAACCACATGGACCTCAGGATACGATTCCAGGAGAACCCACAGACTGAAGTACCTTcaaaaaaag ATGTTCAGCATCTGTTCGTGATTAAAGAAGAGATTCCCCTTGAGTTAAGCCCTAGTCTGGATCAGAAGGAACCAAAGAGCCCACACattaaagaggaacaggaggaactctggaccagtcaggagggagaacAGCTTCCAGGTCTGGAGGAGGCTGATGATGCCATGGTCTCACTCACTCCTGTCCATGTGAAGagtgaagatgaggaagagaaacCTCAGTCCTCACATTCTCATCGAGGCCAAActgaagagagcagagaggcagagcctCCGTCCAGCAGCTCAGAAGaacagatggaaacagaggCTGCTGGTGAGGACTTTGGAGGATCTAAACCAGACAGGAACTTAGATCCACATGGTCATATTCAACCAGATACAGATGTACAGGTCTTAGAGTCCTCCGAGACTGATAACAGTGAAGATGATTGGAAGGAAACCAGAACAAGATTTCAAGGACAGAAGAATCTCACATGGCAAATGGAAgtccatacaggagagaaaccatttggttgTAGTGTTTGTGGGAAGAGATTTAATCGTCGGGGGAACCTCTCAATGCACACTAGAAtccatacaggagagaaaccatttggttgTAATGATTGTGGGAAGAGATTCAAGCAATTGGTGCATCTTTCTAGACACATGAAAGcacatacaggagagaaaccatttggttgtgatgtttgtgggaAGAGATTTAAGGTGAAGGGGGATCTTACGAAGCACATGAAAGTCCATACAAGAGAGAAATCATTtggttgtgatgtttgtgggaAGAGATTTAAGGTGAAGGGGGATCTTACGAAGCACATGAAAgtccatacaggagagaaaccatttggttgCAGTGTTTGTGGGAAGAGATTTACTCGACGGGCGTACATTTCACTGCACACAAGAGTCCATACAGGAGAAAGCCCATTTGGTTGTAATGATTGTGGGAAAAGATTCAAGCAATTGGTGCATCTTTCTAGACACATGAAAGcacatacaggagagaaaccatttggttgtgatgtttgtgggaAGAGATTTAAAGTGAAGGGGGATCTTACGAAGCACATGAAAgtccatacaggagagaaaccatttggttgCAGTGACTGTGGGAAGAGATTTACTCAAAAGGGGAACCTTACAATGCACACAAGAGTccatacaaaagaaaaaccatttggttgtgatgtgtgtgggaaaatatttaacagacagGGGGAGTTAACTGTGCACACAAGAATCCACACAAAAGAGAAACCGTTCAGTTGCAGTTTCTGTGGCCATCTATTCAGAGATTtttcaaacagaataaaacatatGAGGACATGTAAACACAAGCATGCTATTGAAAGAAGCAGCAGTAAGTGA
- the LOC130164274 gene encoding zinc finger protein 771-like isoform X5, producing MSKSEVLRGFVTERLAAASQEILAAVDGLVAGYEEEASGLRQEIDRQRRQLEVLLQPRVILNKAGVKRSRRLRHDEEDNEDEYDKNLDMNNRTPSRSFSARGQFLQRKHSGPQISETQNHMDLRIRFQENPQTEVPSKKDVQHLLVIKEEVPLEWSLSLDQEDLENPNIKEEQEEFWTSQEGEQLQRMEEADDTKVPVTPVCLKCEDDEEKPQSLQPRQSQAKRSREAEPPSSSSAELMVTEADGEDCGGSEPDRNLDPHGHLQPDTDEQVLESSETDNSEDDSKETRATFKGQKNLKWHMEVHTGEKPFGCNDCGKRFKVKGVLTRHMKVHTGEKPFGCSVCGKRFNRRGYLSLHTRVHTGESPFGCNDCGKRFKQQVHLTRHMKAHTGEKPFGCSVCGKRFKVKGDLTRHMKVHTGEKPFGCSVCGKRFTQQAYLSLHTRVHTGETPFGCDVCGKRFKRQGELTVHTRIHTKEKPFSCSFCGHLFRDFSNRIKHMRICKHKHVIESSSK from the exons ATGTCTAAGTCCGAGGTTCTGAGAGGTTTTGTTACCGAGAGACTCGCCGCCGCCTCCCAGGAAATCTTAGCGGCCGTGGACGGACTCGTAGCCGGGTACGAGGAGGAGGCGTCGGGCCTCAGACAGGAGATCGACCGGCAGAGGAGACAGCTGGAGGTTCTCCTGCAGCCTCGGGTCATACTCAACAAAGCCG GTGTGAAGCGCAGCAGGAGACTCCGCCATGATGAAGAGGATAACGAAGATGAGTATGACAAGAATCTGGATATGAATAACAGAACTCCATCAAG GTCTTTTTCCGCCAGAGGTCAGTTTTTGCAGAGGAAGCACAGCGGACCTCAGATCAGTGAAACTCAGAACCACATGGACCTCAGGATACGATTCCAGGAGAACCCACAGACTGAAGTACCTTcaaaaaaag ATGTTCAGCATCTGTTGGTGATTAAAGAAGAGGTTCCCCTTGAATGGAGCCTTAGTCTGGATCAGGAGGACCTGGAGAACCCAAACAttaaagaggaacaggaagaaTTCTggaccagtcaggagggagagcagcttcaACGGATGGAGGAGGCTGATGATACCAAGGTCCCAGTCACTCCTGTCTGTTTGAAgtgtgaggatgatgaggagaaaCCTCAGTCTTTACAGCCTCGTCAAAGCCAagctaaaaggagcagagaggcagagcctCCGTCCAGTAGCTCAGCTGAACTGATGGTAACAGAGGCTGATGGAGAGGACTGTGGAGGATCTGAACCAGACAGGAACTTAGATCCACATGGTCATCTTCAACCAGATACAGATGAACAGGTCTTAGAATCCTCTGAGACTGATAACAGTGAAGATGATTCGAAGGAAACCAGAGCAACATTTAAGGGACAGAAGAATCTCAAATGGCACATGGAAgtccatacaggagagaaaccatttggttgTAATGATTGTGGGAAGAGATTTAAGGTGAAGGGGGTTCTTACGAGGCACATGAAAGTACATACAGGAGAAAAACCATTTGGTTGTAGTGTTTGTGGGAAGAGATTTAATCGACGGGGGTACCTTTCACTGCACACAAGAGTCCATACAGGAGAGAGCCCATTTGGTTGTAATGATTGTGGGAAAAGATTCAAGCAACAGGTGCATCTTACTAGGCACATGAAAGcacatacaggagagaaaccatttggttgCAGTGTTTGTGGAAAGAGATTTAAGGTGAAGGGGGATCTTACGAGGCACATGAAAGTCCATACCggagagaaaccatttggttgCAGTGTTTGTGGGAAGAGATTTACTCAACAGGCTTACCTTTCACTGCACACAAGAGTCCATACAGGAGAGACACCATTTGgttgtgatgtgtgtgggaaaagatttaaaagacaGGGAGAGTTAACTGTGCACACAAGAATCCACACAAAAGAGAAACCGTTCAGTTGCAGTTTTTGTGGCCATCTATTCAGAGATTTTTCAAACAGGATAAAACATATGAGgatatgtaaacacaaacatgttattGAAAGCAGCAGCAAGTGA